One window of the Cryptomeria japonica chromosome 7, Sugi_1.0, whole genome shotgun sequence genome contains the following:
- the LOC131040014 gene encoding uncharacterized protein LOC131040014 yields the protein MAVTASTSATSYSSLLCVASIVIAVALSLGIQPSLAVFQTSSGMEGGLSLQEGASVYVALNNLLNFDGFDTTDWFESGVAFANVHTINGKSIALRYACWTQYCTVGTWETTRGDLVLDDFRTSVTYLRPFLLQGFSWAAVSNGYAWLDYHLFPTDATTLELPSSTSLLNVSITNTIVDGHEVNTTANVGDFASTLPRALISTVSRYSPVEKTGFIHCPVLPLVLLSHFNGIWDILHEGEYLTSANKRIQLVMQSDCNLVLSDTQSNGILWSSGTAERGSGCFVRLQIDANLVIYTGDGAPVWAIDQGCGCVKFSSLVIEDDGNLVLFRSENRKLYRVWATNTMV from the coding sequence ATGGCCGTCACTGCTAGTACCAGTGCTACCTCGTATAGTTCTCTATTATGTGTTGCTTCGATTGTGATTGCAGTCGCACTCAGTTTAGGCATTCAACCTTCATTGGCAGTGTTCCAGACATCGTCTGGTATGGAGGGAGGACTATCATTGCAAGAAGGAGCTTCTGTTTACGTTGCGCTCAACAATCTACTGAACTTCGATGGATTCGATACAACAGATTGGTTTGAAAGTGGAGTCGCCTTTGCGAATGTGCACACCATCAATGGCAAGAGCATCGCCCTGAGATATGCGTGTTGGACTCAGTACTGCACCGTTGGCACCTGGGAGACCACAAGAGGAGATTTAGTGCTGGATGATTTTCGAACGAGCGTCACGTATCTGAGGCCCTTTTTACTGCAAGGCTTCTCTTGGGCTGCTGTCTCCAATGGCTACGCCTGGCTCGATTACCATCTCTTCCCCACGGATGCAACCACTCTTGAATTGCCTTCATCAACATCCCTATTGAATGTAAGTATTACGAATACCATTGTTGATGGACATGAAGTTAACACAACTGCAAATGTTGGGGATTTTGCTTCTACTTTACCCAGGGCTCTTATATCAACTGTGTCAAGATATTCCCCTGTTGAGAAGACAGGCTTTATACACTGTCCCGtcttgcctctggttttgctgagCCACTTCAACGGCATTTGGGACATTCTCCACGAGGGGGAGTACTTGACATCTGCGAACAAGAGAATACAACTTGTAATGCAGAGCGATTGTAATCTTGTGTTGAGTGATACGCAGAGTAATGGAATTCTGTGGAGCAGCGGTACTGCAGAGCGGGGAAGTGGATGCTTTGTGCGCCTTCAAATCGATGCCAATTTAGTTATATATACTGGAGATGGTGCTCCAGTGTGGGCTATTGACCAAGGCTGTGGGTGCGTCAAGTTTAGCTCTTTGGTTATTGAGGATGATGGTAACCTGGTTCTCTTTCGTAGTGAGAACAGGAAGCTTTACCGAGTTTGGGCTACAAACACCATGGTATGA